From a single Alloactinosynnema sp. L-07 genomic region:
- a CDS encoding nitrilase-related carbon-nitrogen hydrolase gives MPNIVRAGLVQQKWTGDKDSMIANAVDAIGKAASQGAQVVCLQELFYGPYFCQVQDADYYSYTEGIPDGPTTDLMREVAERHGVVLIVPMYEQEQPGVYFNTAAVIDADGTYLGKHRKNHIPQVKGFWEKFYFRPGNLGYPVFDTAVGRIGVYICYERHFPEGWRALGLAGAKIVFNPSATSRGLSEYLWRLEQPAAAVANEYYVGTINRVGVEPLGDNDFYGQSYFVDPRGQLVGDAASDTEEEIVVRDLDMDKLAEVRDLWAFYRDRRPDTYESLTRP, from the coding sequence GTGCCTAACATCGTCAGGGCAGGCCTGGTCCAGCAAAAATGGACCGGCGACAAGGACTCGATGATCGCCAACGCGGTCGACGCGATCGGCAAGGCCGCCTCTCAGGGCGCCCAGGTCGTGTGCCTCCAGGAGCTGTTCTACGGGCCGTACTTCTGCCAGGTCCAGGACGCCGACTACTACTCCTACACCGAGGGCATCCCCGACGGCCCGACGACCGACCTGATGCGCGAGGTCGCCGAGCGGCACGGGGTGGTGCTCATCGTGCCGATGTACGAGCAGGAACAGCCTGGGGTCTACTTCAACACCGCCGCGGTGATCGACGCCGACGGCACCTACCTTGGCAAGCACCGCAAGAACCACATCCCGCAGGTCAAGGGGTTCTGGGAGAAGTTCTACTTCCGGCCCGGCAACCTCGGCTACCCGGTGTTCGACACCGCGGTCGGCCGCATCGGCGTCTACATCTGCTACGAGCGCCACTTCCCCGAGGGCTGGCGGGCGCTGGGACTGGCCGGGGCGAAGATCGTGTTCAACCCCTCGGCGACCAGCCGCGGCCTGTCGGAGTACCTGTGGCGGCTGGAGCAGCCCGCCGCCGCGGTGGCCAACGAGTACTACGTCGGCACGATCAACCGGGTCGGCGTGGAACCGCTGGGCGACAACGACTTCTACGGACAGTCGTACTTCGTCGACCCGCGCGGGCAGCTCGTCGGCGACGCCGCGTCGGACACCGAGGAAGAGATCGTCGTGCGGGACCTCGACATGGACAAGCTCGCCGAGGTCCGCGACCTGTGGGCGTTCTACCGCGACCGCAGGCCCGACACCTACGAGTCACTCACGAGGCCGTGA
- a CDS encoding NucA/NucB deoxyribonuclease domain-containing protein, with amino-acid sequence MSTKTKGSLLLSLVAITAVMVAFPGVRDEVLGLFDSRGTELVGDGEAQFMVAGSAADDVGRCKPEADPECDGLKFVVIDAAKMPFIARNISTAWQVGKPGVLTKDRLAEGVNRRKVCLPSFPQSHGGQCDEFPFASTRQGGEGAQEHEVPARENQCQGGTLARAYVAARIADGDDFLVVITHPNKIAPGPFQGIDIALDQGGCG; translated from the coding sequence GTGTCCACGAAGACCAAAGGTTCGCTGCTGTTGTCGCTGGTCGCCATCACTGCGGTAATGGTGGCGTTCCCGGGCGTGCGTGACGAGGTGCTCGGGCTGTTCGATAGCAGGGGCACCGAACTCGTCGGTGACGGCGAGGCCCAGTTCATGGTGGCCGGCTCCGCCGCGGACGACGTCGGCCGGTGCAAGCCCGAAGCCGACCCGGAGTGCGACGGTCTGAAGTTCGTGGTGATCGATGCGGCGAAGATGCCGTTCATCGCGCGCAACATTTCGACGGCGTGGCAGGTGGGCAAGCCCGGTGTGTTGACCAAAGATCGGTTGGCGGAGGGCGTCAACCGTCGGAAGGTGTGTCTGCCCAGCTTTCCGCAGTCGCACGGCGGGCAATGCGACGAGTTTCCGTTCGCGAGCACACGACAAGGCGGTGAAGGCGCCCAAGAGCACGAAGTGCCCGCGCGCGAGAACCAATGCCAGGGCGGCACTCTCGCCAGGGCGTATGTTGCGGCCCGCATCGCCGATGGCGATGATTTCCTGGTGGTCATCACGCACCCGAACAAGATCGCCCCCGGCCCGTTCCAGGGCATCGATATAGCGCTGGACCAGGGCGGGTGCGGCTGA
- a CDS encoding peptidoglycan-binding protein yields the protein MTDMPPLSAGEELAPGDENDHVLALQQRLTEYGYFTDTANGVFGESTETAVREFQRNYGLAEDGLVGTDMWDTLSHETQSYAEPEQAESAMPEVGSLSVDGSWMWDGEQWVPAESSQEPDNVGTPVGTLSEDGAWRWDGQQWQSTEQPESESAEGELTPEQFQEVIAQSMTVHASGMA from the coding sequence ATGACCGACATGCCCCCGCTGTCCGCCGGTGAGGAGCTCGCGCCCGGCGACGAGAACGATCATGTGCTGGCGCTGCAGCAGCGCCTGACGGAGTACGGGTACTTCACCGACACCGCGAACGGCGTGTTCGGGGAGTCGACCGAGACCGCCGTGCGGGAGTTCCAACGCAACTACGGGCTGGCCGAGGACGGACTCGTCGGCACCGACATGTGGGACACCCTCAGCCACGAGACCCAGAGCTACGCCGAACCCGAGCAGGCCGAGTCGGCCATGCCCGAGGTCGGCTCACTATCCGTGGACGGCTCGTGGATGTGGGACGGCGAGCAGTGGGTGCCCGCCGAGTCCAGTCAGGAACCCGACAACGTCGGCACCCCCGTGGGCACGCTCTCCGAGGACGGCGCCTGGCGGTGGGACGGGCAGCAGTGGCAGTCCACCGAGCAGCCGGAGTCCGAGTCTGCGGAAGGGGAACTGACCCCGGAGCAGTTCCAGGAAGTCATCGCACAGTCAATGACCGTCCACGCCTCAGGCATGGCATAG
- the hydA gene encoding dihydropyrimidinase, whose protein sequence is MRTLIKNGTVVNATGRLAADVLVDGETIAAVAAPGVLTEADKTIDAQGRYVIPGGIDAHTHMEMPFGGTFSNDTFGSGTTAAAWGGTTTIIDFAVQPKGSSLLSTMDKWHEKADGHCAIDYGFHMIISDVTDESLKEMQLCIDAGVNSFKMFMAYPGVFYATDGEILRAMHRARETGSMVMMHAENGIAIDQLVAQSLAAGRTEPVHHSLTRPPELEGEATSRAIQLAKVTGAPLYIVHLSSRHALAAVAEARNTGQNVFAETCPQYLYLSIEDMAKPDFEGAKYVASPPLRPKDHQADLWRGLRTNDLSVVSTDHCPFCFKDQKEMGRDDFSKIPNGIPGVEHRMDLLHQGVVAGEISLERWVEISSTTPARMFGLHGRKGVIAPGADADIVVYDPAAKQTLSAATHHMNVDYSAYEGMEITGKVDTVLSRGAVVIADGAFHGGEGHGKFLKRDLSQYLI, encoded by the coding sequence ATGCGCACACTCATCAAGAACGGCACGGTCGTGAACGCGACCGGCCGTCTGGCCGCCGACGTGCTGGTCGACGGCGAGACCATCGCCGCGGTCGCCGCCCCCGGCGTGCTGACCGAAGCCGACAAGACCATTGACGCCCAAGGGAGATATGTCATCCCGGGCGGCATCGACGCCCACACCCACATGGAGATGCCCTTCGGCGGCACGTTCTCCAACGACACCTTCGGCAGCGGCACCACCGCCGCGGCCTGGGGCGGCACGACGACGATCATCGACTTCGCCGTCCAGCCAAAAGGCTCGTCCCTGTTGTCCACTATGGACAAGTGGCACGAGAAGGCCGACGGCCACTGCGCCATCGACTACGGCTTCCACATGATCATCTCCGACGTCACCGACGAGTCGCTCAAGGAGATGCAGCTCTGCATCGACGCCGGCGTCAACAGCTTCAAGATGTTCATGGCCTACCCCGGCGTCTTCTACGCCACCGACGGGGAGATCCTGCGGGCGATGCACAGGGCCCGCGAGACCGGGTCGATGGTCATGATGCACGCGGAGAACGGCATCGCCATCGACCAGCTCGTCGCCCAGTCGCTGGCGGCGGGCCGCACGGAGCCGGTGCACCACAGCCTGACCCGGCCACCGGAACTGGAGGGTGAGGCGACCAGCCGGGCCATCCAGTTGGCGAAGGTCACCGGGGCGCCCCTCTACATCGTCCACCTGTCCTCGCGACACGCCCTCGCGGCCGTGGCGGAGGCACGGAACACGGGGCAGAACGTGTTCGCCGAGACCTGTCCGCAGTACCTCTATCTGTCCATTGAGGACATGGCGAAACCGGACTTCGAGGGCGCCAAGTACGTCGCGTCGCCGCCGCTGCGGCCCAAGGACCACCAGGCCGACCTGTGGCGGGGGCTGCGCACCAACGACCTGTCGGTGGTGTCGACCGACCACTGCCCGTTCTGCTTCAAGGACCAGAAGGAGATGGGCCGCGACGACTTCTCCAAGATCCCCAACGGCATCCCCGGCGTTGAGCACCGGATGGACCTGCTGCACCAGGGCGTGGTCGCGGGCGAGATCTCCCTGGAGCGGTGGGTGGAGATCAGCTCGACCACCCCGGCCCGCATGTTCGGCCTGCACGGCCGCAAGGGCGTGATCGCGCCGGGGGCGGACGCCGACATCGTGGTGTATGACCCGGCGGCCAAGCAGACCCTGTCGGCGGCCACCCACCACATGAACGTCGACTACTCCGCCTACGAGGGCATGGAGATCACCGGCAAGGTCGACACGGTGCTCTCCCGCGGCGCCGTGGTCATCGCCGACGGCGCGTTCCACGGCGGTGAGGGCCACGGCAAGTTCCTCAAGCGCGACCTGAGCCAGTACCTGATCTAG
- a CDS encoding TIGR03842 family LLM class F420-dependent oxidoreductase, with the protein MDFGVVLQTDPPAREVVRLMVDAERRGFSHGWTFDSCVLWQEPFVIYSQILAATSSLVVGPMVTNPSTRDWSVTASLFATLNDMFGNRTVCGIGRGDSARRVIGQKPATLDVLREAMHVVRELAEGREVEHHGAPVRIPWVRDGRLEMWMAAYGPKALKLVGEHADGFILQTADPAIAKWTIDAVRDAAKAAGRDPGGITVCVAAPAYVGDDLPHQRDQLRWFGGMVGNHVADLVARYGESGPVPHELTDYIRGRQGYDYSHHGKAGNPSTDFVPDEIVDRFCLLGPAAAHVDRLAELTELGVDQFALYLMHDQREETLAYYGDQVIPNSQARKPAGVG; encoded by the coding sequence ATGGATTTCGGAGTGGTACTGCAGACCGACCCGCCCGCGCGGGAGGTGGTCAGGCTGATGGTGGACGCCGAGCGGCGCGGGTTCAGCCACGGCTGGACGTTCGACTCGTGCGTGCTCTGGCAGGAGCCGTTCGTGATCTACTCGCAGATCCTGGCGGCGACATCGTCGCTGGTCGTGGGCCCGATGGTGACCAACCCGAGCACCCGGGACTGGTCGGTGACCGCGTCGCTGTTCGCCACGCTCAACGACATGTTCGGCAACCGCACCGTGTGCGGCATCGGCCGCGGCGACTCGGCCCGCCGGGTGATCGGCCAGAAGCCCGCCACGCTCGACGTGCTGCGCGAGGCGATGCACGTTGTCCGCGAACTCGCCGAGGGCCGCGAGGTCGAGCACCACGGCGCGCCCGTGCGCATCCCGTGGGTGCGCGACGGGCGGCTGGAGATGTGGATGGCGGCCTACGGCCCGAAGGCGCTGAAGCTGGTCGGCGAGCACGCCGACGGCTTCATCCTGCAGACCGCCGACCCGGCCATCGCCAAGTGGACCATCGACGCGGTCCGCGACGCCGCCAAGGCCGCGGGCCGCGACCCCGGCGGCATCACCGTGTGTGTTGCCGCCCCGGCCTACGTCGGCGACGACCTGCCCCACCAGCGCGACCAGCTGCGCTGGTTCGGCGGCATGGTCGGCAACCACGTAGCCGACCTCGTCGCCCGCTACGGCGAGTCCGGCCCGGTGCCGCACGAGCTGACCGACTACATCCGCGGGCGGCAGGGCTACGACTACTCCCACCACGGCAAGGCGGGCAACCCGTCGACCGACTTCGTGCCCGACGAGATCGTCGACCGGTTCTGCCTGCTCGGCCCGGCCGCGGCCCATGTGGACCGGCTGGCCGAACTGACCGAGTTGGGCGTCGACCAGTTCGCGCTGTACCTGATGCACGACCAGCGGGAGGAGACCCTGGCGTACTACGGGGACCAGGTGATTCCCAACAGTCAGGCACGCAAACCGGCCGGAGTGGGCTAG